Genomic DNA from Cucurbita pepo subsp. pepo cultivar mu-cu-16 chromosome LG13, ASM280686v2, whole genome shotgun sequence:
CACGCAAAAATGAGAATCCAAacatttatcttttaattaagAACATATGTCCGgaagaatttctatttttttttttttttactattttcataaaaacatattaattttgtaattgagttacatattttaattaaatgttaaaactaaatagatattttacaaattaatttttattaaaaattaataaataactcAAACTAATTCGTATTTTAGTTTAAACAATTTACGACCCGAACATTTAGATTAAGTCACGataggaaaataattatattttttatgaaataaaataaaacagaaaagaaaatataaatttcaattttcatccccaaatttcaaaattcaagtaaTGATAGAAAACTGAACCAATGGCGTACAAGCATCGCCCACTGGTTTTTGTCTCGCTCATCAATGGCAGCCGAACAATACGACATCGTTTCCACAAATACCGAGACCCTCTACACCCCAGTGCGACGTCGTACGCAGGACAATCCAATGCCAAAACTGCGAAGGGTAACATGGAATTGGGGCATAGCGAGGGAAAGCAACCTCACAATTGCTTGAGTGTAAAGCTTACTTTCTGCAAATTGGCAGTCCATTTCGCCATTAATCAATCCAAGAACCAATACCCATAATTCacctttcttcccttttcgtTTTCTATATTTGTCCCATTTCATTCCCTTTTCTCTCCcctcttcgtcttcttcgttTTCCCCTGTTTTCCCCCTCTTACATAGCTGTTTTCACTGTTCTTGTACGAGTAATGGGTCCATCTCTGTTCCCTTCATTTGCTTATTGCGGATTCAAGCCGACCCAGGTGCCccatttctctgtttctttccattttttgctATTTACTTTGCTCTGCATGTGTAATAGTTCTTCACTTGTCACTAACACTGAGTGGAAAAAGTTCctttatctttcatttttgtagCCCCATCAAAcccactttttattttcctttcctttctctgGAAACAATCAGAAACGGTCCCTGCCCTTATCTTGGCTTACTTGTTAGTGCTATTTTGCTTGTTGCTAACATTAAGATGGCCTACCACTTCAGTTTTCTGTGGGGAAATGATATGAACTCTTGAGAAAACTTGGCCATTGGCCAAACAATTTCACTCAATACTCAAAACATAGCCTGTTAGCTTTCTTACTTTGTTTCATTTGAAAGAATATGTATAGGGGAAGACAATATCTTAGGAActgtttgtttatttgtatATGGCGATTTTAACTGGAGCAGGGCTTCTTGATTCTGTTCTGATGTATCCTTAATTCTAGTTTGCATTCTGTTTTATTTACTGATGGAAAAGTGTAGATCAAGATAatgattcttttttgttctttttttatatttgggAAGACAATCTGTTTTGTGCTCTTTAGTAAAAGTGGTTCCATTTTGGgtactcctttttcttttatcactGAGAACCATGGTTAATCATTCACCATGCCGACAGGGTAATCAACAAGATTAGTATCACGGGAGAAAAAGGCTGATCGGCATGGAGCAGGGGAGGCTGTTCTTGGAACAATTGTCCTTGAATTATTTTCAGCTGGTAAGAAATCCTCAAGATGCAATGGTGTCTGGTGAAAGGATGTCTCTCTTGCTTCTGAATTGaacttttttgttgaaattcttGGGTGTTCATATATGTTTTACTAGCATGCAATTGGTTGAAGTGTTCTTCCATTGATGTGTTTTGTTGGGCATCTCACTAGTAACTATGgttctgtttctttgtttattctCGCTAATGGTTCTTCGTTCATTTCCTAGTGTCATTGCTGAATACTTAGCATTACGAATCTTGTGTCACCTAAGTTATgccatttattttagtttggatCTTCAAATGATGTATGATCCAAAATGGTGTACATTTCCATTATCATTAAGTAGCTTAACTGCAGGTAGTGTaagtgtaacaacccaagtccacgctattgttcttttgaactttcactttcgggtttcccctcaggttattaaaatgcgtctgctagggagaggtctccacactcttataaagaatgtttcgttctcttcccgtaccgatgtgggatctcacaatccacccccatttgcactcgttcccttctccaatcaatgtgggacctcccagtctgccccccttcggggcccagcatccttgctagcgCATTgcctggtgtccaccccctcaGGGCTTAgtctcctcgctagcacattgcccggtgtttggctttgataccatttgtaacagccgaaacccaccgctagtagatattgttctctttgggctttccctttcgggcttctcctttaagtttttgaaacgcgtatactagggagagattttcacatctttataaagaatgttttgttctcctctccaaccaacgtgggatctcacagtaaaACTTGGAGACACCAAGTGCACTTAATATTACGTGCTTTTGGTCATTATGTTGACCATTGGAACTGCTATCCGTCATAGAGAAGACGGATTGTGATGATcaaaaggttttttttccAAGTTTTAGCTTAAGCTTTTACTTCATCATAAATTATGAAACACGGCACACTCTTTACTACATTATATCTCTATCTATTTGATAATTATGGACCATTGATTGAATATTTACACTTGAGCTTTCTTGAAAATTTCTCAATGGGTAATAAACTATGAAACAACTGCAGTTGGTCATGCAAACGAGGGCTTTCTGTTAAACACTCATAAACAGGACTTCAGCAATGGGAACAAAGCATATACAGTCTAATTCTAGCATGGTGGGAAAAGTCTCAAAGAGCCACAAAATGATGTGTAAAGCTGTTGATAGGCCTAGCAAAGACCTTCATCAGCCATCTCCTAAAAGTTTGGTGACTGCATCATCAAATAAGCTAGATCCAACAGCATCCCCAACAGTAGCTTGTTGCAGAATTCGAAGATTTTGTACTTATAAAAGCTGTACGGAGTATGGCCAACATAATGAGATCAGCCTGAAATTGATTCAGAAGAATGGAGTAGCCGAGCCATTTTCGAGTAAGAAGTTTGTTCGTGTGGCTGACAAACAGTGTAAACAACTATTAGATGCATTGGGAATTTTCAACTCAAATAAGGAATTGTTTGTAAATCTACTACAGGACCCAAATTCTCTGTTAACTAAACATATCGAAGACTCCAGTGATTCACAGATGAGAACTTTCTTTGATAGCAGTTTGTCAGAAAATAAGATAAGAGAAGCGGAGGAATATAAGGAGAGTGCCTATAGTCAAAACCTGAAGCCCTGTGAGGAAAGTGATGATTCTCTATCCTTGGAAAGAATAGTTGTATTAAAGCCCAATCGAACGTGCTCGTTACGTGCGGCTATGGGAATCGATTATGGCTCCTCTCCCGAATCTCGTTCTAGTTTAGTAAAGAACGTCCAGAGTGACAAGGgaactcttttttcttttagacaaataaagaggaagatgAAGCAAGCAATGAGAGTTGGGAGAAAAGAAGGTGAATGCCTATCAGCTAATGGTATGTCCAAGAAGACTCCAAAAGATGATGTTAAACTGAAAGTTATGGAGGCAGCTGATAGAGGAGTATCTAGTTCTTTTCAAGATTCCTTAAAAAGAGACCAACTAGACAAGACATTTTACTCTAGAAATGGAGACAAGACAGCTTCAACCAGTGAAAGTACTGACAAAATGGTTGGCCCGTCAGCTGTTACTGACAAACTCAAACGACCGAAATCTAAGAAGCATGAAGGCGACCAAGAGGGTtcgagaaaaatgaaagcaaaGCCATGGGGGTGGGTGATGTGCTTTTCTGATGATGACATATTGCCATCAAGTCATTTGAGATATTCCCATGTTAGCAATAAGAAATTTGTTTATCAGAAGAAGTCAAAGCCTCAGAATGACGAGGAACAAAGTTGCAAAACCCCAATTATTGAAGGTTTAATTATACTGTTTCTATATCTTATTTGACTCACAATTATCCCTTTAAACTAAATGAAGTGCAGCATATGCAGGGTCTGTGAAGATCGTTAAAGACATTGCTACTATACACCAGGAAAGAGATGGTTTTTGTGAAGCATCATCTGGATCTGATAACAACTCCAAGACCGGTTTTTGTCAGAGAATCAGCAAGATCGATGGCTTTGGAGAGAACGTAAATCTCGAGCTCTCCAAACCGGTGAGCTTCACTCTTTCCCTTGGAAGAACTATTTATGGGCTAGTATTCAAACGTGTTCTTGGTTGTGTCCTAAATATGCAACAAGATTCTCATGTATATCCAAATATGCTTATTCGATCTTAATCATCTCTTTCTCAAgtgtattttaaaagtttcttgtaacgactcaagcccattgctagtagatattgtcctctacTTTGAggtttccctttcgggctttccccttaaagtttttaaaacgcgtctgctagggagaggtttccacacccttaaaaaaggtgtttcgttctcatccccaaccgatgtgcgatctcacaatccaccctccttcagggcttaacatcctcgctgacactcgttcctttctccaatcgatttgggacccccaccaaattcaccccccttcggagcccagcgtccttactggcacactgcctcgtgtctaccccccttcggggaacaacctcctcgctaacacatcgcccggtatctgactctgataccatttgtaacggcccaagcccactgctagcaaatattgtcctctttgagctttccctttcgggcttcctctcaaggtttttaaaacgcatctgctagggagaggtttccaaacccttCTAAAGGGTCTTTCgtcctcctccccaatcgatgtaggatctcacatttctATTCCTAAAGTTACTTTTCTTGAATCAAAACAAATTCGGTCTCATTGCTTCTCTCCTCTACTCTTCTCGTCTCACTGCTTCTCTCTTGAGCCCGGGTCTCACAATTTCATTGCCTCTCCTCTTCTCTTGAGtctttctttgtttacagtgtttgaaggaaaagaaacgATTAGATTGCATTTTGTCTTTCTTCGTTCACATTTTGTATTGAGCTATAAACCCTGCAACGTGCAGAACTTGCCTTTGGAGGTTCAACCATCAGCTTTTTCAGTAGCTACACTTCCATCCAGTTCATCAAGATTGCAGACAATTGAAGATCTTGATGGTTTGTGTGATAGAAAACTGCAGCCTCTATCAGAAACCATCCACGACCAACTTTTGGCAGAAGCTGCCTCTACTAATCTTACTTCCACCTCAGGAACAGGTATGGTTAGCTTACAAAGGCAacgtttcttcttttcttctcttatttataaacccattcCCCACTCTTAGTCTGATGCAAGATAGTAAAACTTCACAGCTGAGGATTGGCAAGGTACTGGTTTGGCAAGGTTGCAAGAGCTTCTAAATCCTGCCATATCTTCCTTTGATTGTTGTGGCTCCATCTCTCACTGTGTTCTTGAGCTGCTGCAAGTCTCCAAACAGAATTGGAATGAACTGTCATTGGATTGTCAGTCTTCAGCTTGGCTGCAGACATCATTTACTGACAAAGTGAAAATGTTTAGTAGCCAGTTATGTGGTGATTGTGTGCTGCTTTTCGACTATTTTAATGAAGTTCTTGAGGATGTTTTCCACTGTTATATTAGATGTTCCCCATGGTTATCACCTTATAAGGCACACATCCAAGCACCCAATAAGGAGAGTGCTTTCTATCATGAGGTTATGCAACATTTGGACTGGCCACTTTTGCAGCAGCACCCACCACAAACACTGAACCATCTTTGTTTAAGAGACTTGAGAtctagaacatggatcaatTGTTCAACTGAAACTGAAGACATTGTTACCATTATAGCTGAATCAGTTTTGAAAGAATTAATCATTGAAAGTGTTGTTTATCTTGGTCTGTGAAGCTTTCCTTTGCCATTATACATCTTTATCTCTGCAAATTCTGGATAAACTTGTATATTCGAGATCATGAGCCATGATTGTTAGGAAACTGTGTAATTCTTTGGCCTGATTCTATCAAGCATTTGATTTGTATAGTTGAGTTTCAGTTATATCTATGGACATCAACCGATTTTCTTTTACCTCGTTTTATGTGTTTTTCGAATgatattagtattttttaatatcgATGTCTATGTTGGTAGTGTTTTCTCTCCTGCAGTTGCTTTTGTAGAATCGAAAATTTTAGCTCAAGAGAAGACTTGGAGGTAAATAACTCAAACAATTCAACGGGCTAGAAGTCGAGAGCTTTAAGGAATGTCATTTAATTCTCACGTTCACTTCATACTTTTCCTGTGCAAATGCTCACTCAAGTGTTTACGGTTGTTGTCTATCATCTTTACCATCTCGTGtgattttcattctcttgtCCTTTATAAATCGACATCCGACACACTAAAAGTTACTGACTccttatgagaaatgataCCATGGGAATTTGGTTATGTCAGCCTCTCTCTTTTAAGGATTGATAGGTCGCCTTCGGGATCATTGTTCCCGATCCACGTGAAAAGTACTAATAATGTCTTTTTCTCTACCAATTGAATATAGTGATATGGTGTTATACATTCTAGTAAGTTTTGAATCTCACATCACAAAAGTGATTATACCGATTGCTAAGTTACTTTCAAACATCGCTGTGAAGTTGACCGATATTATTAACGAACATATCACACTATCATTTAGAAAGTCTAGAAAGATTATATACAATCACAATTCGTGAAATGGAATATAACTCCCAAGTGAACTTAGGActttaaaatgtaataaagTCAGAGAACTAAATAGTCATGTATAAGGGGGAATCATCCACAAGTCTTTTTCTATCATTCATTAAAAACTTTTCATTTGCTTGTTGTTCAAGAACTAACATGAGTTATGGAGTTCGACACATCTCTGCTTGTTTGAATATGAAAGaagcttaaattttaaaagttgaccAAGAGggcaaaattaaaacaaaatccgGATCGATAATCTCTGCTGAAATGGATGGAAGTTGTTCCATCGATAGATTGGGCAGAAGAAAATAGGACCATTCTTCCTCACCTAGTGACTCGGTATGCCTGCACGACAGGATAGCCCTCGGTTAATCTTCATACATTTCAAGAAGTAATCTCTAAGAGCAGTTCTTTAAATCTTAGTTCAGGCCCCAGTTAAAGCCTAGGGAGTTGGGGAGTATAATGCATGGGGCAATCCTCTCAGTTTaaacttttccatttctttcaaaaattctcaactttgccacttatttaaaaaaaaacactcatATTCTgtcaaaaattataataataccATTGacattttataaacatttaagGTAAATTACCTTAAGTGGAAATCTATTAGAATGTTGGAGGGAAATCGAGATCTGAAACAATGTGGGCATGACCTAGAAGAGTGTGGCGATCCATATTTTAAATCCAAACAATCGCCACATTGTCCCAtgtcttaattttctttcaaacttcaaagcTCTTACTCAAAGGCTAGTCTTGAAACATTTATGGAATGTCAATGGTAATATTGTAACTTTTGAAAgcgtaaaattatttttttgaactaAATGGGAAACATTCAACGACCCAGCTAGTTCAAGGatactttttgtaatttagccAAAATAATTCCAAAAAGCTGTTAAGCACATACCTTGACCCTCTTCAATAAATCTTTGGCATTGCTATCATTTTTGAAGTGATCTCGTACAGGCTGCAGATGGATGATGATACAGATCTTAGCTTTACAATATGAGTAGATAGAATTGAGTAAATATCCTAGCTGCATCACTACCATTTCACTAAAAAGCTGTTCATATTTTCATGGCGAAAAAAACGAAGTTATGCTGAGATGAATTTTTCAGATGAAATTGCAAGAGCATGGGTGCCAAAGACAGATCCAGGAGGCATAACGGAGTATTAGAAGATATTGAGTAGCAATGAAAACATACCTCCAATATCTTATTCAAAGCCTTGGACAATGCTGGTTTAAGATCACCTGGATGCAGTACTCCTGATGCGTAGTCAGCAACTAATTCTTCGAAGGTTGTGAAGGTTCTGCaatgataaattattataactaGCATCTAGGATCATGATATAGgtgaaaaaaacaataaaaaagtttagaacTTCAAAATGAGCAACTAAATCTCCTCAAAAACTTACTTATTTCCACCATGATCTGCATTTCGTTCCACAGTGAACTCCTTGAACCAAGGGAAAATGAGATACTTTATGTACTCTAAGCATGGATTCCCTTCCACGATCAATGGAGGGCAATATGCTTTCTTTATCTTCAAGTTCACTTCTGCCTATAGCCAGATGAACAAGTTAGACAGTAAATCCAGAATATTACA
This window encodes:
- the LOC111808686 gene encoding uncharacterized protein LOC111808686 isoform X1, which encodes MGTKHIQSNSSMVGKVSKSHKMMCKAVDRPSKDLHQPSPKSLVTASSNKLDPTASPTVACCRIRRFCTYKSCTEYGQHNEISLKLIQKNGVAEPFSSKKFVRVADKQCKQLLDALGIFNSNKELFVNLLQDPNSLLTKHIEDSSDSQMRTFFDSSLSENKIREAEEYKESAYSQNLKPCEESDDSLSLERIVVLKPNRTCSLRAAMGIDYGSSPESRSSLVKNVQSDKGTLFSFRQIKRKMKQAMRVGRKEGECLSANGMSKKTPKDDVKLKVMEAADRGVSSSFQDSLKRDQLDKTFYSRNGDKTASTSESTDKMVGPSAVTDKLKRPKSKKHEGDQEGSRKMKAKPWGWVMCFSDDDILPSSHLRYSHVSNKKFVYQKKSKPQNDEEQSCKTPIIEAYAGSVKIVKDIATIHQERDGFCEASSGSDNNSKTGFCQRISKIDGFGENVNLELSKPNLPLEVQPSAFSVATLPSSSSRLQTIEDLDGLCDRKLQPLSETIHDQLLAEAASTNLTSTSGTAEDWQGTGLARLQELLNPAISSFDCCGSISHCVLELLQVSKQNWNELSLDCQSSAWLQTSFTDKVKMFSSQLCGDCVLLFDYFNEVLEDVFHCYIRCSPWLSPYKAHIQAPNKESAFYHEVMQHLDWPLLQQHPPQTLNHLCLRDLRSRTWINCSTETEDIVTIIAESVLKELIIESVVYLGL
- the LOC111808686 gene encoding uncharacterized protein LOC111808686 isoform X2; translation: MGTKHIQSNSSMVGKVSKSHKMMCKAVDRPSKDLHQPSPKSLVTASSNKLDPTASPTVACCRIRRFCTYKSCTEYGQHNEISLKLIQKNGVAEPFSSKKFVRVADKQCKQLLDALGIFNSNKELFVNLLQDPNSLLTKHIEDSSDSQMRTFFDSSLSENKIREAEEYKESAYSQNLKPCEESDDSLSLERIVVLKPNRTCSLRAAMGIDYGSSPESRSSLVKNVQSDKGTLFSFRQIKRKMKQAMRVGRKEGECLSANGMSKKTPKDDVKLKVMEAADRGVSSSFQDSLKRDQLDKTFYSRNGDKTASTSESTDKMVGPSAVTDKLKRPKSKKHEGDQEGSRKMKAKPWGWVMCFSDDDILPSSHLRYSHVSNKKFVYQKKSKPQNDEEQSCKTPIIEGSVKIVKDIATIHQERDGFCEASSGSDNNSKTGFCQRISKIDGFGENVNLELSKPNLPLEVQPSAFSVATLPSSSSRLQTIEDLDGLCDRKLQPLSETIHDQLLAEAASTNLTSTSGTAEDWQGTGLARLQELLNPAISSFDCCGSISHCVLELLQVSKQNWNELSLDCQSSAWLQTSFTDKVKMFSSQLCGDCVLLFDYFNEVLEDVFHCYIRCSPWLSPYKAHIQAPNKESAFYHEVMQHLDWPLLQQHPPQTLNHLCLRDLRSRTWINCSTETEDIVTIIAESVLKELIIESVVYLGL
- the LOC111808686 gene encoding uncharacterized protein LOC111808686 isoform X4, encoding MGTKHIQSNSSMVGKVSKSHKMMCKAVDRPSKDLHQPSPKSLVTASSNKLDPTASPTVACCRIRRFCTYKSCTEYGQHNEISLKLIQKNGVAEPFSSKKFVRVADKQCKQLLDALGIFNSNKELFVNLLQDPNSLLTKHIEDSSDSQMRTFFDSSLSENKIREAEEYKESAYSQNLKPCEESDDSLSLERIVVLKPNRTCSLRAAMGIDYGSSPESRSSLVKNVQSDKGTLFSFRQIKRKMKQAMRVGRKEGECLSANGMSKKTPKDDVKLKVMEAADRGVSSSFQDSLKRDQLDKTFYSRNGDKTASTSESTDKMVGPSAVTDKLKRPKSKKHEGDQEGSRKMKAKPWGWVMCFSDDDILPSSHLRYSHVSNKKFVYQKKSKPQNDEEQSCKTPIIEAYAGSVKIVKDIATIHQERDGFCEASSGSDNNSKTGFCQRISKIDGFGENVNLELSKPNLPLEVQPSAFSVATLPSSSSRLQTIEDLDGLCDRKLQPLSETIHDQLLAEAASTNLTSTSGTDSKTSQLRIGKVLVWQGCKSF
- the LOC111808686 gene encoding uncharacterized protein LOC111808686 isoform X3, with translation MRTFFDSSLSENKIREAEEYKESAYSQNLKPCEESDDSLSLERIVVLKPNRTCSLRAAMGIDYGSSPESRSSLVKNVQSDKGTLFSFRQIKRKMKQAMRVGRKEGECLSANGMSKKTPKDDVKLKVMEAADRGVSSSFQDSLKRDQLDKTFYSRNGDKTASTSESTDKMVGPSAVTDKLKRPKSKKHEGDQEGSRKMKAKPWGWVMCFSDDDILPSSHLRYSHVSNKKFVYQKKSKPQNDEEQSCKTPIIEAYAGSVKIVKDIATIHQERDGFCEASSGSDNNSKTGFCQRISKIDGFGENVNLELSKPNLPLEVQPSAFSVATLPSSSSRLQTIEDLDGLCDRKLQPLSETIHDQLLAEAASTNLTSTSGTAEDWQGTGLARLQELLNPAISSFDCCGSISHCVLELLQVSKQNWNELSLDCQSSAWLQTSFTDKVKMFSSQLCGDCVLLFDYFNEVLEDVFHCYIRCSPWLSPYKAHIQAPNKESAFYHEVMQHLDWPLLQQHPPQTLNHLCLRDLRSRTWINCSTETEDIVTIIAESVLKELIIESVVYLGL